In one window of Eggerthella guodeyinii DNA:
- the pstA gene encoding phosphate ABC transporter permease PstA produces the protein MSPKLTVAYEAGSTPAAPADSDDRIDALFAVAETRQRKTRRVVSALLRLLVYLGALLTTAVLLFLVGYILVNGVPYLTPSLFAWEYTSDNVSLMPALVNTLLMAGLSLLMAVPVGVGSAIYLVEYAPRGSRFVAIVRTTTETLQGIPSIIYGLFGMLFFVTALHWNLSLMAGACTLAIMVLPVVMRTTEEALIAVPDAYREGGFGLGAGRLRTVFRCVLPSAVPGILGGVILALGRCVGEVAALIFTAGSIAQIPNFLEQGGMALFDSTRTLAVHMYVLASEGLHVNETYATAVVLLVMVVVLNLLATFAAKKMSKGNQDD, from the coding sequence ATGAGCCCGAAACTCACCGTAGCCTACGAGGCCGGTTCGACCCCCGCGGCTCCCGCCGATTCCGACGACCGCATCGACGCCCTGTTCGCCGTCGCCGAAACGCGCCAGCGCAAAACGCGCCGCGTCGTGTCGGCGCTGCTGCGGCTGCTCGTGTACCTGGGCGCGCTGCTCACCACGGCGGTGCTGCTGTTCCTCGTGGGCTACATCCTGGTCAACGGCGTGCCGTACCTCACGCCCAGCCTGTTCGCCTGGGAGTACACCTCCGACAACGTCTCGCTCATGCCGGCGCTCGTCAACACGCTGCTCATGGCGGGGCTCTCGCTGCTCATGGCGGTGCCCGTCGGCGTAGGATCGGCCATCTACCTGGTGGAATACGCACCGCGCGGCAGCCGCTTCGTCGCCATCGTGCGCACCACCACCGAGACGCTGCAGGGCATCCCCTCCATCATCTACGGCCTGTTCGGCATGCTGTTCTTCGTGACGGCGCTGCATTGGAACCTGTCGCTCATGGCGGGCGCGTGCACGCTGGCCATCATGGTGCTGCCCGTGGTCATGCGCACCACCGAGGAAGCGCTCATCGCCGTGCCCGACGCCTACCGCGAGGGCGGCTTCGGCTTGGGCGCGGGCCGTTTGCGCACGGTGTTCCGCTGTGTGCTGCCCTCGGCGGTCCCCGGCATCCTGGGCGGCGTCATCCTCGCGCTCGGCCGCTGCGTGGGCGAGGTGGCGGCCCTTATTTTCACGGCGGGCTCCATCGCTCAGATCCCGAACTTCCTCGAGCAGGGCGGCATGGCGCTGTTCGACTCGACGCGCACCCTGGCCGTGCACATGTACGTGCTGGCCAGCGAAGGCCTGCACGTGAACGAAACGTACGCAACGGCGGTGGTGCTGCTGGTCATGGTGGTGGTGCTGAACCTCCTGGCCACGTTCGCCGCGAAGAAGATGAGCAAAGGAAACCAAGATGACTAA
- the pstC gene encoding phosphate ABC transporter permease subunit PstC, with protein MSHPHIKEGIAKALFVGAAGISILAVALICVFLFANGVPAIAQIGLPEFLFGTTWRPANDIYGIFPMIIGSIYVTAGAIVVGVPTGLLCAIFLSRFANGKVAAVLKPGVELLAGIPSVVYGFFGLVLIVPFIRTNMPGNGLSLLAAAVLLGIMILPTIITVAQSALDAVPKKYYEGALALGADHERTVFRVIVPAATSGIMAGVVLGVGRAIGETMAVIMVAGNQPLIPESLFNGVRTMTANIVLEMGYAADLHRGALVATGVVLFVFILAITMLFNVIKKRGEMK; from the coding sequence CGCTGTTCGTGGGAGCCGCGGGGATTTCGATCCTCGCGGTTGCCCTCATCTGCGTCTTCCTGTTCGCCAACGGCGTGCCGGCCATCGCGCAGATCGGCCTGCCGGAATTCCTCTTCGGCACCACGTGGCGGCCGGCCAACGACATCTACGGCATCTTCCCCATGATCATCGGCAGCATCTACGTGACGGCCGGCGCCATCGTCGTGGGCGTGCCCACGGGCCTCTTGTGCGCCATCTTCTTGTCGCGGTTCGCCAACGGCAAGGTCGCGGCCGTGCTCAAGCCCGGCGTCGAGCTGCTTGCCGGCATCCCGTCGGTCGTGTACGGCTTCTTCGGCCTCGTGCTCATCGTGCCGTTCATCCGCACGAACATGCCGGGCAACGGCCTGTCGCTGCTGGCGGCGGCCGTGCTTCTGGGCATCATGATCCTGCCCACCATCATCACCGTGGCGCAGAGCGCACTCGATGCCGTGCCGAAGAAGTACTACGAAGGCGCGCTGGCGCTGGGCGCCGACCACGAGCGCACGGTGTTCCGCGTCATCGTGCCCGCCGCCACCTCCGGCATCATGGCCGGCGTGGTGCTGGGCGTGGGGCGCGCCATCGGCGAGACGATGGCCGTCATCATGGTGGCCGGCAACCAGCCCCTCATTCCCGAGAGCCTCTTCAACGGCGTGCGCACCATGACGGCGAACATCGTGCTGGAGATGGGCTACGCGGCCGACCTGCACCGCGGCGCGCTCGTGGCCACCGGCGTGGTGCTGTTCGTGTTCATCTTGGCTATCACCATGTTGTTCAACGTCATCAAGAAGCGAGGTGAGATGAAGTAA
- the pstB gene encoding phosphate ABC transporter ATP-binding protein PstB, translated as MTNATVEKSAPRAATPATVHSYLPQTRERAAGRNGRQAPADAPVKMGVHNLDLFYKDFHALKDINLEFPQNQVTALIGPSGCGKSTLLKSLNRMNDLVAGCRIEGEITLDGADAYRSIDVNNLRRRVGMVFQQPNPFPMSVYDNVAFGPRTHGIKRREDLDAIVEQSLRDAAIWDELKDRLKKNALGLSGGQQQRLCIARALAVRPEVLLMDESTSALDPISTAKIEDLVGELKSKYTVIMVTHNMLQALRVSDKTAFFLLGEMVESGSTDDIFTNPTDPRTADYVAGRFG; from the coding sequence ATGACTAACGCTACCGTAGAGAAGTCGGCGCCGCGCGCCGCAACCCCCGCGACCGTGCATTCCTACCTGCCGCAGACCCGCGAGCGCGCGGCCGGACGCAACGGCCGGCAGGCCCCCGCCGACGCGCCCGTGAAGATGGGCGTGCACAACCTCGATCTGTTCTACAAGGACTTCCACGCGCTGAAGGACATCAACCTCGAGTTCCCCCAGAACCAGGTGACGGCGCTCATCGGCCCGTCGGGCTGTGGCAAGTCCACGCTGCTGAAAAGCCTCAACCGCATGAACGACCTCGTGGCGGGCTGCCGCATCGAAGGCGAGATCACGCTCGACGGCGCAGACGCCTACCGCTCCATCGACGTGAACAACCTGCGCCGCCGCGTGGGCATGGTGTTCCAGCAGCCCAACCCCTTCCCGATGAGCGTATACGACAACGTGGCGTTCGGCCCGCGCACGCACGGCATCAAGAGGCGCGAGGATCTCGACGCCATCGTGGAGCAGAGCCTGCGCGACGCCGCCATCTGGGACGAGCTGAAGGACCGCCTGAAGAAGAACGCGCTGGGCCTGTCCGGCGGCCAGCAGCAGCGCCTGTGCATCGCCCGCGCGCTGGCGGTGCGCCCGGAAGTGCTGCTCATGGACGAGTCCACGAGCGCGCTCGATCCCATCTCCACCGCGAAGATCGAGGACCTCGTGGGCGAGCTCAAGAGCAAGTACACGGTCATCATGGTGACGCACAACATGCTGCAGGCGCTGCGCGTGTCCGACAAGACCGCGTTCTTCCTGTTGGGCGAGATGGTGGAGTCCGGCTCGACCGACGACATCTTCACGAACCCGACCGACCCCCGCACCGCGGATTACGTCGCCGGGCGCTTCGGGTAG
- a CDS encoding response regulator transcription factor, producing the protein MIYYVEDDTNIRDLTVYALKQAGFEAAGFPAAGEFFAACKERLPELVLLDIMLPEIDGLEILHMLRENPATKHLPVMMLTAKGTEFDTVSGLDAGADDYLAKPFGMMELVSRVNALMRRASAPPVVADDELACGPIELCVSAHTVQVAGEPITLTLKEFDLLHTLLQNQGHVLSRSQLLEDVWGMTYVGETRTVDVHVQTLRQKLAAAQEGADALVRTVRGVGYCIKPAS; encoded by the coding sequence ATGATTTACTACGTTGAAGACGATACCAACATCCGCGACCTGACGGTGTACGCGCTCAAGCAGGCCGGTTTCGAGGCCGCGGGCTTCCCTGCGGCGGGCGAGTTCTTCGCCGCCTGCAAGGAACGCCTCCCCGAGCTGGTGCTGCTCGACATCATGCTGCCCGAGATCGACGGGCTGGAAATCCTCCACATGCTGCGCGAGAACCCCGCGACGAAGCACCTGCCCGTGATGATGCTCACGGCCAAGGGCACCGAGTTCGACACGGTGAGCGGCCTCGACGCCGGCGCCGACGACTACCTGGCCAAGCCCTTCGGCATGATGGAGCTGGTCAGCCGCGTGAACGCGCTCATGCGCCGCGCCTCGGCGCCGCCCGTGGTGGCCGACGACGAGCTGGCGTGCGGCCCCATCGAGCTGTGCGTGTCGGCCCACACCGTGCAGGTGGCGGGCGAGCCCATCACGCTCACGCTCAAGGAGTTCGACCTGCTGCACACCCTGCTGCAGAACCAGGGGCACGTGTTGTCGCGCAGCCAGCTGCTCGAAGACGTGTGGGGCATGACGTACGTGGGCGAGACGCGCACGGTGGACGTGCACGTGCAAACGCTGCGCCAGAAGCTGGCCGCAGCGCAGGAGGGGGCCGACGCCCTCGTCCGCACGGTCCGCGGCGTCGGCTACTGCATCAAGCCCGCTTCGTGA